GCTGCGGTCTTCTGGTGGGCGAGCGAGCGATACGCGCCGGTGATAAACGAGGGAACGGGCTACATCGGCGCGCTGATCGTCTGGGGACACAGCGTCGACGGGATCGCGAACGTGTTGAGCCTCGATTGGACCGACGCGCTGGGGGTCAGCGTGACATACAGCTCGAAACACGTCGTCAACGAGGCGACGGTCCGGATCACGGAGGGCCTGCAACCGGCGTGGCTCTCGGAGGCGATCGGCACCGCGTGGCCGTTCCTTTTGATCAAGGTCGCCGCCGCCATCTTCGTCGTCTGGGTGTTCAACGACGAGATCTTCGATGACAGCCCCCGATACGCGTATCTCCTCCTTATCGCCATTCTCGCGGTCGGACTCGGCCCCGGAACGCGAGATATGATCCGGGCCACGTTGGCCATATAGCCCTCCGAACCACGATTTGAGCCCGTATTCGCCGAACGTCTCGGTGTCGCCGTCGAATGATTTTTACTACCACCTGCCGCACATTCGAGACGACTTATGGTAGACAAAGACGACCTTCGCCAGCAGATGATCGAGGCGTTCGAGGGTGCCGACTACCCGATCAATAGTCCGATGGATCTCGTTCCCGCGCTCCCGCAGGGGCCGGGGACGAAGTTCGAATCCGGCGACTTCTCGATGACCGCGATGGAACTCAACACGAAACTCGGCGGCGACTTCCCCTACGACTCCGTCGACGCATTCGTCGATGACGTCGTGGAGCAACTCGAAGCGCAGGATCTGCTGTAGACGGCTTCCGCCACTCGCTCTTTCGGCGGCGTCCGACTGTATTGGGCGGGCGAAGCCGAACGCTATTCTTAGACGATCTCCGCGAGCGTGACCACTTCGGCGATGTTGCCGCCGTATTCCGCCGTCCGTCGGATACTTTCGAGAACTTGCCCGTGTAGATAGTTGTCGTCTCCCTTGGCCTCGTAGAGGTCCCGATCGAGCGTTTCGACCCGCTCGACGACGCCGTCGAGTCGGTGAAGCGCCGTCTCCGTCTCGCCGTCGATCGCCGTCCGAACCACGTGTCGTGCGTCCGTGGCGATCGACTCGAACTGCGCTTCGAGATCGGCGTTCGGCGGCTCGCCCTGTCGGATCGCAATGTCGGCGATTCGCTCGGCGTGGTCACCGATCCGTTCGAGCTGTCTCGCGGTTCGAAACCGCGTGAATGCGACTTTTCGCCCCGTTTGGAGTTTATCGATCTCACGCACGTCCGTCAGCGCCCGATAGAACTGCCGACTGACGAGCGCGAAGAGGCGGTCCGCGTCGTTATCGCGAGAGACGACGTGTCGAGCTAGCTCCTCGCTCTCGTCGTTGCCCCCGAGAACCGCACGGATCGCGTTCTCGTGCATCGATAGCGCGATCCGCCGAAGCTGGTCCACCGTGGCGTCCAAGGAGATCTCTGCCGGATCGAGGAGGCTCCGGGCGACGATCTCGTGATCGCTCTCCGTCGAGATTTCGATCCCGACGAGTCGCGTGATCGACTCGCTCGCGATTCTGCGCTCTGTCGAGTCGAACCCCGTCTCGGAGTCGATGACGACCTCGTCGGCCCCCGCTGCGTAGGCGGCTTCGATCCACCCCGACAGCGCCTCACCGCCGACGGCATCGACGTTGATCGATGCGCGCCGAATCGGCACGTCGGCGTCCGGCCGGGCAACGACCAGACGATCGTCGAACGGGTACAGGTGGAGCGGCGATCCGGAACCGATCTCGCGGTCGTTGGCCCACGCTTTCGGGATCGACACCGTGTACGTCGACCCACCGGTCACCTGCACCTTCCGCTCGATCGGCCCGTTTCCGTTCGTGATCGTTCCCGTCATCGTCAGTCGATCGACTCCGTGTTGTGAACTGTCATCGTCAGTAGATCAATCCCGTGTCGTGGTCCGTCATGTACACCGTTCGTGCGCAGATGTTCACCGCGTGGTCGCCGACCCGTTCGAGGTCGCGAACGGTCAACAGCAGCCGGGACACGTCGTCCATCACGTCCGCTTTCTCGCCGCCATACTCGGTCCGGAGCAGGTCCTCGACGACCAGCTCGCTCGCCTCAGTGCAGAGACGGTCGATCTCGTCGTCTCGGTCGGCCACCTCGAGTGCTAGCGCCGAATCGTCGCGTTCGTACGCCGCCATCGCCTCCGCCACCATCCGTCCGGTTTCGTGGCCGATGTGTGCGAGGTCGATTTCGGGATATCGCTCACGCTCGGCGTCGAGCGCGTATCCCGCGAGATTGGTCGCGAGATCGCCGATCCGTTCGAGGTCGGTGACGATCTTGAACGACGCGGCGATGAATCGAAGATCACCCGCGACCGGTTGCTGGAGCGCGAACAGATCGATGCAGTCACCCTCGATATCGAGATACTGATGGTTGACGTCCCCGTCCCCGTCGATGACCTCCCCGGCGAGCGATTCGTTCTTCGTCTCCAGCGCTCGCAGCGCCGTGTCGTATCGGTCGATGACGAGGTCGCTCATCGAGACGACGTTTCGCCGAAGCGCGGAGAGCTGTTGTTGATACTCGCTTCGGGTCATCGGTTAGCGTGCTCGTCTTTCCGTTCGCGATCGGTCCGATCGCCGGTAGGTCGATCCCGATTGGTCGTAGACCATCGCGAAGTACTATCGATGACCGATATAAATTAGATGCTATGAGCACTGTAGAATCGGGTGTACCGATACGTTTGTCTCTAGCGTTCTATATACAACTCCATAGATTGCGATCCGATGGCGCATCCCGCCACGAGCGTAATACGATTGTCTTCGACGCTGCGCGAGCGGTATATACGTCTATATATCGTCGTTGTCGAGTAGATATTCCTATTACAATCGCTTATGTCCTGGTCGTCGGACCACTCGATCGACATGGCCACGTGTGCAAGCCCGACAAACCCTGACGACCGATTGGCCGAAGCGGTGGCCGAACTCCGACGGGAGCATCGGCGGACGGCAGACGAACTCGAAGCACTCCGAGGATTCGAGGACCGGGTGCGAGCCATCCCCTCCGAGGAGCACACCGCGCGGTCCCGACCGGCGATCGGCGTCACGACCGCGACCGTCGGCACGACGACCGGACTCCAGCAGGTACAAGCGGCATACGAGTCGACGCTGATGAGCGTTCCGCACTACCTCGAGGAGTACGACGATACCTATCCAGAAAGCCTTGCAGAGGAGTTCTCGCCGGATATCGCCTCGGCACTGACCGACGGAACCGAATTCAACGGCCGATGTAAACGGGCCGTTCTGTCGGCGATTTCGACCTCCCAATCTGCCCGAAAGCTGCTGCTCGGTGTGACGGATCGCGAGCGTGACTCGATTCGGGCGGCCCAAGATGACATCGTGTCGCTGGCCGAGGAACTCGACGATCTTGAAGCCATGTCATTCACCGAGGAAACGTTTGGTGCGCTCGATGCCTACCGTGCGCGTCTCGAGGTCATGCGAAATCGGTGTGGGGAGATATCCGACAGGCGGCAGCGCTCGATCTTCGATCAGCGCCGCATCCAGCGGCTCCCCTCGAACGTTCCGGACGTGACCGCGTATTTTTATCAGGACATGGATGTCGAGTATCCGGTTATGTCGATCGTCGCGGAACTGCTGAATCGCATCGGTGCCCTCCAAACGCGCGTCGAGCGCGAGATGGCGTTTTGCCACGGATAGTCATCCCCTCCGAGTGGGGGTGAAACGCAGTCCCAATCCCTTCGGTCCGTACCGATATATAGTCCTCTTAGTTCGTTTTAAACGTTCTCGCGGAACGCACTCGAACGTATGATACCCTCATTCCACCCGGACGTGAAAGCCGATCACCTCCGCGTCGATCTCTCGGGGTGGGCCGACGTCTACGTCGTCGGCGATGTTCACGGTTGTGCGGATGCGCTCGATCGACTCCTCTCTGTCCTCGACATCACCGACGACGATCTCGTACTGTTCGTCGGCGATCTGATTCGAAAGGGTCCCGACAGCGCCGGGGTCGTTCGTCGGGTCCGCGCCGCAGACAACATGCGCAGCGTCCGCGGCAATAACGAGGAGAAGGTCCTCCGGGGCGAAAAGACAGTTCCCGGTTTGGACGATGACGACCTCACGTGGCTCCGATCGCTGCCGGTCGCGATCAGCTGGGACGGCGGCCTGATCGTCCACGGCGGCGTCGATCCGCGGCGGCCCCTCCGCGAACACACGGTCGACGACCTGCAGAACACCCGGTCGCTCGCCCCGGATGGTGGCTACGACGCCCCGTTCTGGTACGAACGATACGATCGGTCACCGCAGGTCTTTTTCGGCCACACGGTATTGGACGCCCCCGTCGAGACCGAGTCGGCGATCGGGCTCGACACCGGCTGTGTGTACGGTGGGTCGCTCACCGCGTACGATCTGCGGCGTGATCGGTTCCGCGACGTCCCCGCCCGACGTCCCGGACGGTCGCGCAGCGAGTCGAAGATCGTCACCAGATGTACCATCGCTGAGTGAGATGGACCGAACGGAATCCGACGTTGACGCCGATACCGAAACCGACGTTGACGCCGATACCGAAACCGACGTTGACGCCGATACCGATGCTGAGCCTGCGTGCGTCGACGCCGACCGACCCGATACTGCGGAGGACGAACACAACGGGACCGACGCCGAACGGGTGCCCTCGGAGACGGCGGAAATTGCCCAGCGTAAGTTCGAAAACGGCGTCGCCGCTAGAACTCCACCGATCGACGAATCGCCCCCCGATTCCGACACTCCGCTCGAGTCCCCGGGGTGGTATCTCAATCGCGAGCTGTCCGAGCTGAGCTTCCAGTGGCGCGTCCTCCACGAGGCGCTCGACGACAGGAACCCACCGCTCGAACGGCTCCGGTTTCTCAGCATCCTGACCCGCAATATGGACGAGTTCTTCATGAAGCGGATCGGGGGCCTCAAACAGCAACTCGCCGCCAACGTCACCGAGCCGACCGTCGACGGACGGACCCCGCAACAACAGTGGCAATCGGCGCTCGACACCGCAGGGGAGATTTTCGAGACGCAGTCGGAATGCTTCGCCAACGACGTCCGTCCGTTGCTGTCCGACGCCGGGATCGAGATCGCAGATTACGCCGACCTCTCGGACGCCGACGCCGAGCGACTGCGGTCGTACTTCGAGTCGTCCGTGTTGCCGACGCTGACGCCCTTGACGTTCGATCCGGCCCAGCCCTTCCCGTTCATCTCGAACCTCTCGTTGTCGCTCGCGGTACTCTCGCGTGGCGAGGACGGAAACGAGCGTTTTTCGCGGATCAAGATCCCCGCGAACCGACCGCGGCTCATCTCGGTTTCCGACCCCGGAACGCCACTGGAGTCGATCCCGCCCGGTCATCGCGTCGTCCCCATCGAAGACGTCATCGAGGGGAATCTCGACTTGCTCTTCCCGAACATCGAGATCCGTCACTCCTCGACGTTTCGAGTCACGCGGAACGCTGAGGTCAGACGAAACGAAGATGTCGCCGAGGGCCTCATCGACCGGATCGAAGACGTACTCAGACAGCGCCGCTTCGCCACCGTCGTCCGCCTCGAAGTCACGGAACACGCTCCCGACCCGGTGCTCGATCTCCTCGTCGAACACCTCGACGTGGACGATTCGGAGGTGTTCCGACGCTCCGGTCCGCTCGCGCTGGGCGATTTCGCCGAACTGTGCGATCTGGAGTACCCGGAACTGACGCTCGAACCGTGGCGGCCGAGACAGCACCCGCGGTTCGCCGGACTGTCGCCCGACTCGCCCGACGAGGTGTTCAAGTCGCTTCGGGAGCGTGACTGTCTGGTTCATCACCCGTATCACTCGTTCAGCGAGACCGTTCAGACGTTTCTCGAGGCGGCAGCCCACGATCCGGACACGCTCGCGATCAAGGTCGCGGTCTACCGGACGGCTCCCGATTCGAAAGTCATCCGGAGTCTCATCGACGCGGCGAAAAACGGCAAGCAGGTCGCGGTCATGGTCGAACTCAAGGCCCGGTTCGACGAGGAGAACAACCTCCGCTGGGTCAAACGGCTCGAAGAGGAGGGGATCCACGTCGCCTACGGGTCGATCGAACTCAAAACGCACAGCAAGGTCGCCCTCGCCGTCCGAGAGGAAGCAGAAAGCGTCCGGATCTACTCGCACGTCTCCAGCGGTAACTACCACTCAGGCACCGCGAAGGGGTACGTGGATCTGGGGCTGTTCACCGTCGATCCGGACGTCGGTCAGGACCTCGTCCAGCTGTTCAACTCCTTCACCGGCCACTCGCGTCACGGTCGGTACCGGAAACTACTGGTCGCTCCCGAAACGCTCCGAACGCGACTGTACGAACTGATCGACCGCGAAACGGAGCGCGCCGAGGCGGGCGACGGCGGTCGAATCGTGGCCAAAATGAACGCGCTCGAGGATCCCGACGTGGTCGAGAGACTCTACGGGGCGGGGTCTGCCGGGGTCGAAATAGATCTCATCGTGCGCGGTATCTGTCGGCTTCGGCCGGGGATTCCGGGGGTCAGCGATTCGATCCGCGTCCACAGCGTCGTCGGTCGGTTCCTCGAACATTCGAGGATCTTTCGCTTCGGCGAGGACGATCCGGCGTACTTCATCGGGTCGGCCGACTGGATGACGCGAAATCTCGACCGTCGAGTCGAAGCCGTTGCACCGGTGGAGGATCCGGAGCTTCGAACGGAACTCGATTCCATCCTCTCGATACTGCTGGCCGACAATCGAACGAGATGGACGATGCGACCGGACGGGAGCTACGTTCAACGGCGCCCTCGGCCGGACGAGCCGTCGCGGGGAACACAGAGTGTGTTGATGAAGCGCGCCCGACGGACAGCTCCCGACGAGCGACCGCGCTCCGGCGACGACGCGGGTCGCGAACCCAGCATCGACCTCGACGAGGTGTACACGACCGATCCGTTCGACGGGTAGCCCAACGGTGTCGATCGTCGGTCTGATTGGCCGATGTCGGCCACCGGATATATATATAGCCGAACGTCCCCGTCGGAGCCGCTATCGAGGGTCACGGGGGACTCATAGCAACGGCCTTTGGTTCGCTCCCGAAGACGCAGATGATGGCCGTAGATACCTCCCGCCCGTTCGGCGAGCGCCTGGAAGCCACGACCGACCGGTACCTCGATCGGTTGGATAACTGTGTTACGGCGCTGCCAACGCTCGTCGAGGAATACAGTACAGATGCGGGGTACGGGTCGACCGTGGACCGGATACAGAGCCTCGAGAGCGACTGTGACGAACTCAAACTGGCGCTCGGCAAGCTCGTCACGACGGCGGACGCCAAGGAGGTCGGCCTCAGACTGACGTGGGTCCATCTCCACGCGGATCGGATGTTGGAGCTGTACGGCCACCTCGATACCATCGCGAACGTCTCCGAGCAGTTTGCCGAGGAGCTCGCCGCCATCGCCCCAAAACGAGTGGACGATTGTCTCGACGGGATCGCGAGGATGGCCGAACTCGCTGTGGCGGCGATGGCCGAACTGGAAGTCGTCGTCCAGGAGTTCGTCAGGACGCTGTGTCGCCCGGAGTACAGCGCCTCGATCACGCAGGGGGTGAGCGCGATCCGCGCGTTCGAGGGCGACTCGGACGCTGTTCGAACCCGGGTTCTCGAAACGGCGTTCGATCGAGAACACGACGCGACCGCCGTCGCGTATCGACAGCTCGCGGTCCTGCTCGACGGCGTCCTCGACGCGATGGAGGATGTGACCGATCAGATGCACCTAATGACCGGCCCCGACACGTGGCTCGATATCGAGATCTATCCCGAATATCACTATTGACCGCTCGGGAGGGCTATAATCCGCTCCTAGCAGCGATCATGTGGGTTCGGAACCGATCGCCGATCGCGATAAGCGATGTCCGAGAGAGCCCCCACACCAACTGTTCGGCCCCTCGCGATGGGCCTGTTCGCTCCGATCGTCACGGCCGACGTATCGGCAGAGATCGTCTACCCGGATCCACACCTCGTCGTCCTGCTGTTCCTCTTCGGATTCTGTCTGCTGTACGTCCTCGTGATCGTCGCCGACGCGCTGTCGCGGTCGCGAGAGGGCGTCGCCGACGCTACCGAGTGGTCCTCCGATCGAGGCTAAGCAGGGAAGCGAGTCGCGACGCCCCGCTCGCGGTGCTCGGCGAATTGTTCCTCACAAAAGCGGGCCGAGGGGGATTTGAACCCCCGACCGTCTGGTTAAGAGCCAGATGCTCTCCCTGGCTGAGCTATCGGCCCCGCGACCGAACGTATCCGCGGTTGCCTGAAATAGGTTGCGTTCCACGCATCCATGGAGACGCCGTGGCATACCGAGGACCGGACGGTCGAATTAAGTGTCCGCACCCCGTCGTCGTCGGTATCATGAGTACCGCCATCTCGATGGCGTCGATGTCGACGTATGCGATTCTTGGATGCGGCAGCGTCGGTCACGCCGTCGCGGAAGAACTCGTCGAGGAGGGCAAGGACGTGCTCATCCTCGACCAGGACGAGGGTCGCGTCGAGGCGCTCAGAGATCAGGATCTCGACGCCAGGGACGCCGACATCAAGAACGAGGCGGCCGCTGAGGCCGTCGCCGACCGCGACGTCGTGTTGATCCTCTCGCCCGACGTCGACGCCAACGTCGCGGCGGTCGAGAACCTCAGACGCCGGAACGGTAATCGATTCCTCATCGTTCGCGCGTCCGATCCCGTCACGGCCGACGAACTCAGGGAGGCGGGCGCGGACGTCGTGATCAACCCCTCAGCAGTCATCGCCGACTCGGCGCTCCGGGCGCTCGAGCAGGGTGAACTCGAGTACAAGGCAACACAGCTCGCGGAGCTCATCGATGGAGGGGAATCACTCGCGATCCTCGCCCACAGATCGCCTGGCCCTGATTCGATCGCTTCGGCCGTCGCTTTGCAAGCGATCGCCGACTCGCGGGGGGTGGATGCGGACATCCTCTACGAGGGCGAGATCGGCCATCAGGAGAACCGCGCGTTTGTCAATCTCCTCGGTATCGAACTCGTCTCGCTCGCCGACACCGACCTCGACGAGTACGACACGCTCGCGCTCGTCGACTGTGCGAAGGCGACCGAGCCGGTGGTCGACGGCGATGTCGACATCTTGATCGACCACTTCGAGCCCGAGGTCGATTACGGCGCGTCGTTCGTCGACGTTCGCTCGAACGTCTCCTCGACGTCGACCATCCTGACGAAGTACGTCCAGGAGTTCGATCTCAGTCTTCCAGAAGAGGTCGCGACGGCGCTGTTGTACGGTATTCGCGCGGAGACGCTCGACTTCAAGCGCGACACGACCCCAGCCGACCTGACCGCGGCTGCGTATCTGTACCCCTTCGCGAACCACGACACGCTCGAACAGGTCGAGTCGCCGTCGATGAGCCCCGAGACGCTCGACGTCCTCGCCGAGGCGATCCGGAGCCGCGAGGTCAAGGGGTCACACCTCGTCTCGAACGCCGGATTCATCCGCGATCGGGACGCGCTCTCACAGGCCGCACAACACCTGTTGAACCTCGAGGGAATCACGACTTCGGCGGTGTTCGCCATCGCCGACGACACGATCTATCTCGCGGCGCGGTCGAAGGACATCCGGATCAATATCGGCAACGTGTTGCAGGACGCCTTCGACGAGATTGGTGACGTCCGCGGTCATTCGACGGACGCCTCGGTCGAAATCCCGCTCGGGATCTTCACCGGACTGGAGATTACCGGCAATAACCGAGAGACGCTGTTGCAACTCACCGAACAGGCGGTTCGCTCGAAACTCTTCGAGGCGATGGGCGTCGAGGGAGGAAACAGTAGCGACGGATCGAGTGGTAGTTAGACCGCCGCCTCTTCGCTCTCGGGCTCTCGAAGCCGTTCGACGATGTCGTTGACGAGCACGATATCCCCCACCGCACGGACCCATCGGTACGGAACGATAACGCCCTCTCGCCCCGAGACGCGACTGTCGAACAGCTCTCGGTTGATATCCCCCAAGGCGAGCCCCGTGACGGCTTCGCGCTCCAGATCCAGCCGGATGTCCTCGACCTCGCCGACGAAGATGCCGTTGTTCGAATACACTTCCCGGCCCACGAGCGACGTGATCTCCTGCGATGCGGAGTCGGTGTCCATATCGAAGGATTGTGTGGATTCCCCCTTAACTGTTGTCGGTGGGGCTCGGCGTGCGGTCCGCACACCCCCGAAGGAATTAATCCGATCACCGACGTACGACAGGTATGAGCGACGCAGACGACATCGATAAGATCAGAGCACAAAAACGCGAGGAACTGACGTCGAAACTGGAATCGCCGGACGCCCCGATCGACGTACAGGATGCGGCACACCTCGACGAACTGCTGAGTGAGAACCGAGTCGCGCTCGTGGACTTCCACGCGGACTGGTGTGGCCCCTGTAAGATGCTCGCGCCGACGGTTGAGGAGATCGCGGCCGAGACCGACGCCGCGGCGCTGAAGATCGACATCGACGCCAATCAGGATCTGGCCGCCGAGTATCAGGTTCAGGGCGTCCCGACGCTGTATCTGTTCGGCGACGGCGAGGTCAAAGAGCGGATGGTCGGCGTGCAGGACAAGGCGACGCTCGTTCAGAAGATCGAAGCGGTGGCCTGATACGGGTCGTTCGACCGACGGTCGCCGTCACTCGACCAACATCGCGTCGATATCGGCGTAGTCGTCGAGCAACTGCCGCATCCGCTTGACCGTCTCACCGTCCCTCGTTCGCCGTTCGGTCGCGACCGTCTCCGCCCTGTCGAGTGTCGTGACCGTATCGGTCTGGACCAACAGGACCGGAACGCCAGCCGCCTCGGCCCGTCGCAACACGGCGTCGGGCGGATGGAACCCACCGGTCAAGAGCAGACACTCGACGCCGGACGCTTCGAGGGCAACGGTCTGAATGTCGCTTCGATCGCCGCCAGTTATCAATGCCGCATCGCGGACCCGCCGGAACTGTCCCAGCGCTTTCTCGGCCGACATCGCGCCGACGAGGAAACGACGGACCCGGCTGTCGGTCGGCGTGTCGGCGGTCAGCACCTCCGACCCCATCTCCGAGGCCAACTCCGAAACGGTGACGCCGGCCAACTTCTCGTCTCTCGGGATCGTCCCGTAGACGCGGATCCCGCGGCCTTCGAGGAAGGGCACGACGTCGCTCGCGAGCGAGTCGAACGCCGCGTCCGGGACATCGTTGAACAGAACGCCGCCGAGTCGGTCGCCGAGCAGGTCCGCGGCGGCGAGCACATCGTCCACGTCCCCGGCGTTCTCGAAGCTCGCGACGAGGACGACGGTCGCCTCGAACAGATCCGCCAGATCGGCGTCGGTCAGATCGACGATCCCGCCGGTCGTGAGCGATCCTCCACCCTCGACGATCAGGCGGTCAACGTCGGCCGACAGCGCCTCGAACTGGGTTCGAACCTGCGCTCTGAGCGCCTCGGGATCTTCGCGTCCGCGGATCGCCTCCTGGACGAACGTGGGGGAGTAGACGACAGGCTCCATCTCGTGGATCTCGGCGTCGAGGTCGAGAACTTCCCTCGCGAGCATCGGATCGTCGTCCAGCGTCTTCCCCACGGCCGACTGGAGGCGCGTTCCCTTGGGTTTCATGTAACCGACCCGCTCGCCGCGCTCGCGGGCGACCGCGCCCAGCGCCAGCGCAACAGCGGTCTTTCCTGTGCTCTCTTCGAGTGATGTGACGAGTACGGTCATAGGATCTCTGGGTCGACGGTGAGTCGGATATCGACCGCGACGACGCCGTCGGGCGTCGCCACGAGCGGATTGATGTCCAGTTCGACGATGGCGGGGAAGTCGGTGACGAGCTGTGAGAGCCGCTGGATCGTCTCGACGATCCCCGCTTCGTCGACCGGCGGGCTGCCGCGGGCTCCCCGCAGGAGCGGGGCCGAGTCGACGTCGTTGAGCATGTCTCTCGCCTCGCGTTCGGTGACGGGGGCGAGCCTGACGGTCGTATCGTCGAAAATTTCGACGAAAACGCCGCCGAGACCGAACAACAAGAGCGGGCCGAACTGCGGATCGCGGTTCATCCCGACGATCGTCTCGACGCCGTCGGCGAGATCGACCAGTTCCTGGACCTGGACGCCGAACAGTCGGGCATCGGGCTGATAGTTGTACGCTCGCGAGACGAGTGTCTCGTAGGTGTCGGCCACTTCGTCGAGCGAGACGCCCACTTCGACGCCACCGATGTCGGTCTTGTGGAGGATGTCTGGCGAGACGATCTTCATCACGACGTCACCGCCGATCCGCTCGGCGGCCGCCGTTGCCTCGGCCGGCGAATCGACGATCTCGCCCACCGGTGTCGGGATCCCATAGGCGTCCAGCAGCCCCATTGCCTCGACGCCCAGTCGGTTGTCCCGCTTGGATTCGACCCGCTCGAGGATCGCCCGCGCCGCCTCCCGATCGACGTCGAAGGTTGCTGGAGGGTGGTCGACGCGATCACGTATCGAGCGATACGACCGAAGGGCGTCGAGGCTCCGGACGGCCCGTGCCGGATCGAAGTACGTCGGTATGCCGGCCGAGGAGAGCGTTTCTGCGGCGGCGTCTATCGACGATCCGCCCATCAGACAGACCGCGAACGGCACGTTCGTCTCCGCCCGGCACTCGACGATCGCCCCGGCGAGTCGGTCGAACGAGAGCACGGCAGACGGACACGCGATGACGATAGCTGATCCAACTTCGGGATCCGAGAGGACGACTTCGAGGGCGTCGCCGAACCGATCGGCGGACGCGTCGCCGAGGACGTCGACGGGGTTGTGGACGCTCGCCGTGGACGGGAGCACTCCCCGGAGCCGCCGTTTGGTCTCGTCGTCGAACGCGGTCAACGTTAACTCTGAGTCTCCGACCGAATCCGTCGCGAGCACACCCGGCCCGCCCGCGTTCGTGACGACCGCGACACCGTCGGTCTCCGGCGGCGGGCCGCCGGCGAGCATCGTGCCGAAATCGAACAGTTCCTCGGTCGACTGCGCTCGGAGTACGCCCGCCTTCTCGAGCCCGGCCTTGTAGGCCGCTTCGCTCCCGGCGATCGCCCCCGTGTGCGAGGACGCCGCGCGCGCCCCGGCCTCGGTTCGTCCGGATTTGAGCACAACCACGGGCGTTTGGCGGGTGACCGCCCGTGCGGTCTCGACGAACTCGGTTCCGCTCTCGATGCCTTCGAGATAGCCCAACACGACGTCCGTGTCCGGGTCGTCGCCCCAGGTTTCTACGAAATCGACCTCGTCGAGGACCGCTTTGTTCCCGAGTGAGACAACATCTTTGAACCCGAGGTTCCGATCGCCGGCCCACTCGAGGATCGCGGTGACGAGCGCGCCGGATTGGCTCATGAACGACATCCGACCCGAAATCGCGTTTCTCGGCGCGAACGTTGCGTTAAGACCGGACGACGTCGAGATGATGCCGAGGCTGTTCGGCCCGACGATGTCGAGATCGTACTTCTCGGCGAGGGCCTTCAACTCCGCTTCGCGCGTCGTGCCGTCGTCTCCGGATTCGCCGAAGCCCGCGGTGATGATCACGAGGTTTTCGAGTCCCGCCTTTCCC
This genomic window from Natronomonas salsuginis contains:
- the phoU gene encoding phosphate signaling complex protein PhoU encodes the protein MTRSEYQQQLSALRRNVVSMSDLVIDRYDTALRALETKNESLAGEVIDGDGDVNHQYLDIEGDCIDLFALQQPVAGDLRFIAASFKIVTDLERIGDLATNLAGYALDAERERYPEIDLAHIGHETGRMVAEAMAAYERDDSALALEVADRDDEIDRLCTEASELVVEDLLRTEYGGEKADVMDDVSRLLLTVRDLERVGDHAVNICARTVYMTDHDTGLIY
- the ppk1 gene encoding polyphosphate kinase 1 → MDRTESDVDADTETDVDADTETDVDADTDAEPACVDADRPDTAEDEHNGTDAERVPSETAEIAQRKFENGVAARTPPIDESPPDSDTPLESPGWYLNRELSELSFQWRVLHEALDDRNPPLERLRFLSILTRNMDEFFMKRIGGLKQQLAANVTEPTVDGRTPQQQWQSALDTAGEIFETQSECFANDVRPLLSDAGIEIADYADLSDADAERLRSYFESSVLPTLTPLTFDPAQPFPFISNLSLSLAVLSRGEDGNERFSRIKIPANRPRLISVSDPGTPLESIPPGHRVVPIEDVIEGNLDLLFPNIEIRHSSTFRVTRNAEVRRNEDVAEGLIDRIEDVLRQRRFATVVRLEVTEHAPDPVLDLLVEHLDVDDSEVFRRSGPLALGDFAELCDLEYPELTLEPWRPRQHPRFAGLSPDSPDEVFKSLRERDCLVHHPYHSFSETVQTFLEAAAHDPDTLAIKVAVYRTAPDSKVIRSLIDAAKNGKQVAVMVELKARFDEENNLRWVKRLEEEGIHVAYGSIELKTHSKVALAVREEAESVRIYSHVSSGNYHSGTAKGYVDLGLFTVDPDVGQDLVQLFNSFTGHSRHGRYRKLLVAPETLRTRLYELIDRETERAEAGDGGRIVAKMNALEDPDVVERLYGAGSAGVEIDLIVRGICRLRPGIPGVSDSIRVHSVVGRFLEHSRIFRFGEDDPAYFIGSADWMTRNLDRRVEAVAPVEDPELRTELDSILSILLADNRTRWTMRPDGSYVQRRPRPDEPSRGTQSVLMKRARRTAPDERPRSGDDAGREPSIDLDEVYTTDPFDG
- a CDS encoding metallophosphoesterase family protein: MIPSFHPDVKADHLRVDLSGWADVYVVGDVHGCADALDRLLSVLDITDDDLVLFVGDLIRKGPDSAGVVRRVRAADNMRSVRGNNEEKVLRGEKTVPGLDDDDLTWLRSLPVAISWDGGLIVHGGVDPRRPLREHTVDDLQNTRSLAPDGGYDAPFWYERYDRSPQVFFGHTVLDAPVETESAIGLDTGCVYGGSLTAYDLRRDRFRDVPARRPGRSRSESKIVTRCTIAE
- a CDS encoding phosphate signaling complex PhoU family protein; this translates as MTGTITNGNGPIERKVQVTGGSTYTVSIPKAWANDREIGSGSPLHLYPFDDRLVVARPDADVPIRRASINVDAVGGEALSGWIEAAYAAGADEVVIDSETGFDSTERRIASESITRLVGIEISTESDHEIVARSLLDPAEISLDATVDQLRRIALSMHENAIRAVLGGNDESEELARHVVSRDNDADRLFALVSRQFYRALTDVREIDKLQTGRKVAFTRFRTARQLERIGDHAERIADIAIRQGEPPNADLEAQFESIATDARHVVRTAIDGETETALHRLDGVVERVETLDRDLYEAKGDDNYLHGQVLESIRRTAEYGGNIAEVVTLAEIV
- a CDS encoding DUF7260 family protein, yielding MATCASPTNPDDRLAEAVAELRREHRRTADELEALRGFEDRVRAIPSEEHTARSRPAIGVTTATVGTTTGLQQVQAAYESTLMSVPHYLEEYDDTYPESLAEEFSPDIASALTDGTEFNGRCKRAVLSAISTSQSARKLLLGVTDRERDSIRAAQDDIVSLAEELDDLEAMSFTEETFGALDAYRARLEVMRNRCGEISDRRQRSIFDQRRIQRLPSNVPDVTAYFYQDMDVEYPVMSIVAELLNRIGALQTRVEREMAFCHG
- a CDS encoding MTH865 family protein, translated to MVDKDDLRQQMIEAFEGADYPINSPMDLVPALPQGPGTKFESGDFSMTAMELNTKLGGDFPYDSVDAFVDDVVEQLEAQDLL
- a CDS encoding DUF47 domain-containing protein, producing MAVDTSRPFGERLEATTDRYLDRLDNCVTALPTLVEEYSTDAGYGSTVDRIQSLESDCDELKLALGKLVTTADAKEVGLRLTWVHLHADRMLELYGHLDTIANVSEQFAEELAAIAPKRVDDCLDGIARMAELAVAAMAELEVVVQEFVRTLCRPEYSASITQGVSAIRAFEGDSDAVRTRVLETAFDREHDATAVAYRQLAVLLDGVLDAMEDVTDQMHLMTGPDTWLDIEIYPEYHY